A single region of the Enterococcus mundtii genome encodes:
- the mraZ gene encoding division/cell wall cluster transcriptional repressor MraZ, whose amino-acid sequence MLMGEFRHNIDAKGRLIVPSKLREELGEQFVLTRGLDGCLFGYPMSEWNELESKLNDMPLAKKDARTFVRFFYSAATECELDKQGRINIPNTLRNYATITKECVIVGVSNRIEIWDEAKWQEFSEAAEENFNEIAENMIDFGL is encoded by the coding sequence ATGTTAATGGGCGAATTTCGGCATAATATTGATGCAAAAGGTCGCTTGATCGTGCCTTCAAAACTGCGTGAAGAATTAGGCGAACAATTCGTGTTGACTCGTGGATTAGATGGTTGTCTTTTTGGCTATCCGATGAGCGAATGGAACGAATTAGAGTCGAAACTCAATGATATGCCTCTAGCAAAGAAAGACGCTAGAACCTTTGTCCGTTTTTTCTACTCAGCAGCTACAGAATGTGAGTTGGACAAGCAAGGACGTATCAATATCCCTAATACATTAAGAAACTACGCAACTATAACGAAAGAGTGTGTCATTGTTGGAGTGTCAAACCGGATCGAAATTTGGGATGAAGCCAAATGGCAAGAATTTTCAGAAGCTGCGGAAGAAAACTTTAATGAAATCGCTGAAAATATGATTGATTTCGGATTATAA
- the rsmH gene encoding 16S rRNA (cytosine(1402)-N(4))-methyltransferase RsmH, with the protein MTETFQHYTVMLKETVDGLAIKPNGIYVDCTLGGAGHSEYLLSQLNTEGHLYAFDQDQIAIDHAKIRLAEYVEKGMVTFIKANFRELEERLTEYVPKVDGILYDLGVSSPQLDEAERGFSYHQDAPLDMRMDQSAPLSAYHVINEYPYNELVKIFFRYGEEKFSKQIAREIERVRKDHPIETTGELVEIIKQVIPAPARRKGGHPAKRIFQAVRIAVNDELGAEQASLEQAIRLLKVGGRLSVITFHSLEDRIVKNMFKEYSTIKDLPPGLPVVPDEFQPELKVITRKPMLPSEEEVAENNRSRSAKLRIAEKIREKEE; encoded by the coding sequence ATGACTGAAACATTTCAACACTATACAGTCATGTTAAAAGAAACGGTAGATGGACTTGCAATCAAACCGAACGGAATTTATGTGGACTGTACACTCGGCGGGGCCGGACATAGCGAATACTTATTAAGCCAATTGAATACAGAGGGTCATCTTTATGCATTTGATCAAGATCAGATCGCAATCGATCACGCAAAAATCCGTTTGGCTGAGTATGTCGAAAAAGGTATGGTCACTTTTATCAAAGCAAATTTCCGTGAGCTTGAAGAGCGCTTGACTGAATACGTACCTAAGGTCGATGGGATACTTTACGACTTAGGCGTATCTTCGCCACAGTTAGACGAAGCAGAACGTGGATTCAGTTATCATCAAGATGCGCCTTTGGATATGCGAATGGATCAATCGGCACCTTTGTCAGCATATCATGTGATCAACGAATATCCTTATAACGAATTAGTAAAGATCTTCTTTCGTTATGGAGAAGAAAAATTTTCAAAACAAATTGCCAGAGAAATTGAACGGGTGAGAAAAGATCATCCGATTGAAACAACCGGGGAATTAGTAGAAATCATCAAACAGGTGATTCCTGCCCCAGCAAGACGAAAAGGCGGTCATCCTGCAAAACGCATTTTTCAAGCTGTGCGAATTGCAGTCAATGATGAGCTAGGTGCGGAGCAAGCCTCCTTAGAGCAAGCAATCCGCTTATTGAAGGTCGGTGGCCGGCTCAGTGTGATCACTTTCCACTCATTAGAAGATCGGATCGTCAAAAACATGTTCAAAGAATATAGTACGATCAAAGATTTACCACCAGGGTTGCCGGTCGTACCTGATGAGTTCCAACCTGAATTAAAAGTGATAACGAGAAAACCGATGTTACCATCTGAAGAAGAAGTGGCAGAAAACAATCGTTCTCGTAGTGCAAAATTGCGTATCGCTGAAAAAATACGAGAGAAAGAGGAGTAG
- the ftsL gene encoding cell division protein FtsL, whose protein sequence is MAELKKVQQYPYDLQEIELPEQPLPDSPSEKEIVLPQSPAKRLKQISIFEKLAVVCIAFSVIALCVLTVMLRTNISGMEKQIGALQVEYNEKNQEKISLEQEKSELSRTERVKKIAEEKGLSINDDNLRKVK, encoded by the coding sequence ATGGCAGAACTAAAGAAAGTCCAACAATATCCATATGATTTACAAGAAATTGAACTACCAGAGCAACCTCTGCCAGATTCACCCTCAGAGAAAGAAATCGTTCTTCCTCAATCTCCAGCAAAACGTTTGAAGCAAATCTCTATTTTCGAAAAGCTTGCCGTAGTGTGTATTGCTTTTTCTGTCATCGCACTTTGCGTATTAACAGTGATGTTACGAACTAATATTAGTGGTATGGAAAAGCAAATCGGGGCGCTACAGGTTGAATATAATGAAAAAAATCAAGAAAAAATCAGTTTGGAGCAAGAGAAAAGTGAACTTTCTCGTACCGAGCGTGTTAAAAAAATCGCAGAAGAAAAAGGGTTGTCAATCAATGACGACAATTTAAGGAAAGTGAAGTAA
- a CDS encoding penicillin-binding transpeptidase domain-containing protein, whose amino-acid sequence MSLKNKFRRFMEKKNLNPMNNRKKVGIILFATSIGLFFLFAVRFAYIVIGGHVAGTSLEEKTNQLYQGSEEVKAKRGTIFDRNGVALAEDATSYSIKAILSETYTTGNKKLYAQEKDFDTLADIISKNLSMEKSKALKVLRDGAEQNLYQVEFGNYGRNITQETKQNIEVEMKAADVNGLYFDNHPARMYPSGIFSSHFIGYAVPDEEENGLVGRLGIESAYNDILSGQNGKIYYQKDNFQNPLPGTVAEEEKATDGKDVYTTLDSRLQSYLETLMDQVNEEYQPEELTAILMEAKTGEITAMSQRPTFNPETMEGLTGEDAVWRNILVQDSYEPGSTMKIFTTAAAIEEGKFDENESFLSGQIKVADATINDHDFGKKGMLTMRQALSWSSNVGMVMLEQRLGGKWFNYLQKLGFGQSTHSGLDDEVAGALPTANIVDQAMSAYGQAIGVTNFQMMKAFSAIANNGTMIQPRYISKIVDPNTGEEVSTETEVLGQPFSKETTEKVREYMRDVIEDENYGSAYGVYNVPGYNIAAKTGTAQIASDTGGYLTGDTAYLYSIVEMVPAEDPEYVLYLTMKHPKTYDRTALAKIANPLLKRAMDFKEAETATPEEKKTENITVSDYRNLNPDIAAADAQKSGLQPVVIGDGNKVEAQSTANGDELISGEKLILYSGGTALMPDVTGWSKADIMKLGKILGVEVTFHGDGYCTEQSLAPYEKISDETLSFHLKE is encoded by the coding sequence ATGAGTCTTAAAAATAAATTCCGGCGGTTTATGGAAAAGAAAAATCTAAATCCGATGAACAATCGCAAAAAAGTAGGTATCATTTTATTTGCTACGAGTATTGGATTGTTCTTTTTATTTGCCGTTCGTTTTGCATACATCGTGATCGGTGGACATGTGGCTGGTACATCATTAGAAGAAAAAACGAACCAGCTTTATCAAGGTAGTGAAGAGGTCAAGGCAAAACGAGGCACGATCTTTGACCGTAATGGGGTGGCACTAGCAGAAGATGCCACGTCTTACTCGATCAAAGCAATTCTTTCCGAAACATACACGACTGGAAACAAAAAATTATATGCACAAGAAAAAGATTTCGATACACTTGCGGATATTATCAGCAAAAACCTTTCAATGGAAAAAAGTAAAGCCTTGAAGGTGCTACGCGATGGAGCCGAGCAAAATCTCTACCAAGTAGAATTTGGGAATTATGGACGTAATATCACCCAAGAGACGAAACAAAACATCGAAGTAGAGATGAAAGCGGCTGATGTTAATGGGCTTTATTTCGATAATCATCCTGCACGTATGTATCCTAGTGGGATATTTTCTTCCCATTTTATTGGCTATGCGGTACCGGATGAAGAAGAAAATGGTCTGGTTGGCCGACTTGGGATCGAATCTGCTTATAATGATATTTTGAGTGGACAAAACGGAAAGATCTATTATCAAAAAGATAATTTCCAAAATCCATTACCAGGTACTGTAGCAGAAGAAGAAAAGGCAACAGACGGTAAAGATGTGTATACGACTCTTGATAGTCGTCTGCAGAGTTACTTAGAAACATTGATGGATCAAGTCAATGAAGAATATCAACCTGAAGAATTGACTGCGATATTGATGGAAGCTAAAACTGGCGAGATCACTGCGATGAGCCAACGCCCGACGTTCAATCCTGAGACGATGGAAGGGTTGACTGGTGAAGATGCTGTGTGGCGTAACATCCTTGTACAAGATTCTTATGAACCAGGTTCAACAATGAAAATCTTCACGACAGCAGCAGCAATCGAAGAAGGTAAATTCGATGAAAATGAGTCTTTCCTATCTGGACAGATCAAAGTAGCTGATGCCACGATCAATGACCATGACTTTGGTAAAAAAGGAATGCTGACCATGCGTCAAGCTCTTTCATGGTCTAGTAACGTGGGTATGGTAATGCTGGAACAGCGTTTAGGTGGCAAGTGGTTTAACTATTTGCAAAAACTAGGATTTGGGCAAAGTACTCACTCTGGTTTAGATGATGAAGTTGCGGGTGCTTTACCAACTGCTAATATCGTTGACCAAGCGATGAGTGCGTATGGTCAAGCGATTGGTGTCACGAATTTCCAAATGATGAAAGCTTTCAGTGCGATCGCCAACAACGGCACTATGATCCAACCACGTTACATTAGTAAGATCGTTGATCCAAATACTGGAGAAGAAGTCTCTACTGAAACGGAAGTGTTAGGACAGCCATTTTCGAAAGAAACGACAGAAAAAGTTCGTGAGTATATGCGAGATGTCATAGAAGATGAAAATTACGGTAGTGCTTACGGAGTATATAATGTTCCGGGATACAATATTGCAGCTAAAACAGGAACAGCCCAGATTGCTTCTGATACAGGAGGATATCTAACAGGTGATACCGCGTATCTGTATTCGATCGTCGAAATGGTACCAGCTGAGGATCCCGAATATGTCCTTTATCTGACAATGAAACATCCTAAGACATATGACCGCACGGCTTTAGCAAAAATTGCGAACCCCTTACTGAAACGAGCAATGGATTTCAAAGAAGCTGAAACAGCTACGCCAGAAGAGAAAAAGACGGAAAATATCACTGTTTCTGACTATCGTAATTTAAATCCTGATATTGCCGCTGCTGATGCACAAAAGAGCGGTTTGCAACCAGTAGTCATTGGCGATGGAAATAAGGTAGAAGCGCAATCCACAGCAAATGGGGATGAGCTGATATCGGGAGAAAAATTGATTCTATATAGTGGTGGTACTGCATTGATGCCTGATGTGACAGGTTGGTCAAAGGCGGATATCATGAAATTAGGAAAAATACTTGGTGTCGAAGTGACATTCCACGGTGATGGTTACTGTACAGAACAAAGCCTCGCACCTTATGAAAAAATATCTGACGAAACATTAAGTTTCCATCTAAAAGAATAA
- the mraY gene encoding phospho-N-acetylmuramoyl-pentapeptide-transferase, which produces MDLTQTLIPIASSCAMTIATMPLFIGYFQMKKQGQAIREEGPKWHNVKAGTPTMGGLVFLVSALLTGIWVGAWQQQLTPTLFILLFVLALYGAIGFLDDFIKIFKKRNMGLNSKQKLIGQIVGGIIFYLVYRGEGYPGTLNFFGIALPLSWLYGLFAIFWLVGFSNAVNLTDGIDGLVAGLGSISFLTYAVIAWHQQQYDVLIICLSVLGGLLGFFVYNRKPAKIFMGDVGSLALGGLLAAISIMLNQEWTLLLIGLMYVIETASVMLQVSSFKLTGKRIFKMSPIHHHFEMSGWSEWKIDTVFWITSVITSLITLWIVW; this is translated from the coding sequence ATGGATTTGACACAAACATTAATTCCCATTGCGAGTAGTTGTGCAATGACGATTGCAACAATGCCGTTATTTATTGGTTATTTTCAAATGAAAAAACAAGGCCAAGCCATTCGTGAGGAAGGACCTAAATGGCATAATGTAAAAGCCGGAACTCCAACGATGGGGGGATTGGTGTTTTTAGTCAGTGCGCTCTTGACTGGTATCTGGGTAGGCGCTTGGCAACAACAGTTAACGCCTACTCTTTTCATCCTACTTTTTGTACTTGCCCTATATGGAGCAATTGGTTTTTTGGATGATTTCATCAAAATCTTCAAGAAAAGAAATATGGGATTGAACTCAAAGCAAAAATTGATTGGCCAAATTGTTGGGGGAATCATCTTTTATCTCGTTTATCGTGGTGAAGGATACCCTGGAACACTGAATTTTTTTGGAATTGCTCTTCCATTAAGTTGGTTGTACGGATTATTCGCGATTTTCTGGTTAGTTGGCTTTTCCAATGCTGTTAACTTAACAGATGGTATTGATGGCTTAGTAGCTGGATTAGGAAGTATTTCTTTTCTGACCTACGCAGTTATCGCTTGGCACCAACAGCAGTATGATGTCTTAATTATCTGCTTGAGTGTTTTAGGTGGTTTACTAGGATTTTTCGTCTATAATCGCAAGCCTGCCAAAATATTCATGGGGGATGTCGGTTCCTTAGCATTAGGAGGATTGTTAGCAGCAATCTCGATCATGCTCAATCAGGAATGGACATTACTATTGATCGGTCTGATGTATGTCATCGAAACAGCTAGCGTGATGTTACAAGTATCTTCTTTCAAGTTGACTGGTAAAAGAATCTTTAAAATGTCACCGATCCATCATCATTTCGAGATGAGTGGTTGGTCTGAATGGAAGATAGATACTGTCTTTTGGATAACAAGTGTAATTACTTCATTGATCACATTGTGGATCGTATGGTAG
- the murD gene encoding UDP-N-acetylmuramoyl-L-alanine--D-glutamate ligase → MKKITTYENKKVLVLGLAKSGFSAAKLLHELGALVTVNDGKPFDENPEAQELLSLGIKVVTGSHPIELLDEKFLMLVKNPGIPYTHPLVAKAQEMGIPVITEVELAYEVAECPIIGITGTNGKTTTTTMTGLLLNAGKSAGITRLAGNIGFPASSVAQEANPEDKIVMELSSFQLMGITDLRPHIAVITNIYEAHIDYHGSRPAYVKAKWHLQKNMTSEDYLVLNWNQKELQELSKKTKAKVLPFATDQVLATGAYSFEGVIYYDKEKVMEISEIGVPGAHNVENALAAITVAKQYNVSNEEIKETLSHFHGVPHRTQYVGEVQGRKFYNDSKATNILATKMALSGFQPEKLILIAGGLDRGNSFDELIPSLEGVKGLITFGETKEKLKDAGEKAGIPTVCTAESVEAAVPVALENSEPGDVVLLSPANASWDQYPNFEIRGDRFMEAVRKLKIEK, encoded by the coding sequence ATGAAAAAAATAACAACTTATGAAAATAAAAAAGTCCTTGTATTAGGATTAGCAAAAAGTGGATTTAGTGCGGCCAAGTTATTACATGAACTGGGCGCACTTGTCACCGTTAATGACGGAAAACCGTTTGATGAAAATCCTGAAGCCCAAGAATTGCTTTCTTTAGGGATCAAAGTAGTGACTGGTAGTCACCCAATTGAATTATTAGATGAAAAATTTTTAATGCTGGTCAAAAATCCAGGTATTCCTTATACACATCCATTAGTTGCAAAAGCTCAAGAAATGGGTATTCCGGTAATTACGGAAGTTGAACTGGCTTACGAAGTAGCGGAATGCCCAATTATCGGCATAACAGGCACCAACGGAAAAACGACGACAACAACAATGACTGGGTTATTGTTGAATGCGGGGAAATCAGCAGGTATCACTCGTTTAGCTGGTAACATTGGCTTTCCTGCAAGTAGTGTGGCACAAGAAGCTAATCCGGAAGACAAGATTGTTATGGAACTTTCAAGTTTTCAATTGATGGGAATTACTGATCTTCGTCCCCATATTGCAGTGATCACGAATATCTATGAGGCACACATCGACTATCATGGCTCTCGTCCAGCCTATGTCAAAGCTAAATGGCATTTGCAAAAAAACATGACGTCAGAGGATTATCTTGTACTGAATTGGAATCAGAAAGAATTACAGGAACTAAGTAAAAAAACAAAAGCGAAAGTGTTACCTTTTGCGACAGATCAAGTCTTAGCGACAGGTGCTTATTCTTTTGAGGGAGTTATTTATTACGACAAAGAAAAAGTCATGGAGATCTCAGAAATAGGTGTTCCAGGGGCGCACAATGTTGAAAATGCGTTAGCAGCTATTACTGTTGCAAAACAATATAATGTCTCAAATGAAGAAATAAAAGAAACATTGAGTCATTTTCATGGCGTACCACATCGTACACAATATGTTGGTGAGGTGCAAGGACGTAAATTTTACAATGATTCGAAAGCCACAAATATCTTAGCAACCAAGATGGCATTAAGCGGATTTCAACCAGAAAAATTAATTTTAATCGCCGGTGGACTTGATCGGGGCAATAGCTTTGATGAACTCATTCCATCACTTGAAGGAGTGAAGGGATTGATCACTTTTGGTGAAACTAAAGAGAAATTGAAGGATGCTGGTGAAAAAGCGGGCATACCAACGGTCTGCACAGCAGAGTCTGTGGAAGCTGCGGTTCCTGTAGCTTTAGAAAATAGCGAACCAGGAGATGTGGTTTTATTATCACCAGCCAATGCAAGTTGGGATCAATATCCTAATTTTGAGATCCGTGGTGATCGCTTTATGGAAGCCGTTAGAAAATTAAAAATAGAAAAGTAG
- the murG gene encoding undecaprenyldiphospho-muramoylpentapeptide beta-N-acetylglucosaminyltransferase: protein MKILVTGGGTGGHIYPALAFVNYVKTQEPNAEFMYVGAKRGLENKIVPTTGIPFHTLEIQGFQRKFSLANVKTIQLFLKSIHQAKKILKEFQPDIVMGTGGYVSGAVVYASAKLGIPTIIHEQNSVPGMTNKFLSRYVDRIALSFKDAATFFPEDKSVLIGNPRAQEVADTMKTDILKKFDLDPKKKTVLIFGGSQGALKINQAVTSYLDTFEATDYQILYASGERYYQSIKEKLGETKANISIQPYINEMAAVMAASDLLVGRAGATSIAELTALGLPAILIPSPYVTNDHQTKNAMSLVRVGAAKMIADGELDGDSLGATINEIMTDETLQQNMSTASKTLGIPDASERLYQLAKSLIIE from the coding sequence ATGAAAATTTTGGTAACAGGTGGAGGAACCGGTGGACATATCTATCCCGCGCTAGCCTTCGTCAATTATGTGAAAACACAAGAGCCGAACGCCGAGTTTATGTATGTAGGTGCAAAACGTGGTTTGGAAAACAAAATCGTTCCAACCACCGGGATTCCTTTTCATACCTTAGAGATCCAAGGATTTCAGCGAAAGTTTTCACTAGCTAATGTCAAAACGATCCAATTATTCTTAAAAAGTATCCATCAAGCGAAAAAAATACTAAAAGAATTTCAACCAGATATCGTGATGGGAACCGGTGGTTATGTTTCTGGGGCAGTTGTGTATGCTTCTGCTAAGTTAGGGATTCCGACAATCATCCATGAACAAAATAGTGTACCGGGGATGACAAATAAATTTTTGAGTCGTTATGTGGATCGAATCGCGCTTTCTTTTAAAGATGCAGCAACCTTTTTCCCAGAGGACAAATCAGTTTTGATCGGTAACCCGCGAGCACAAGAAGTTGCAGATACGATGAAAACAGATATTCTAAAAAAATTTGATCTCGATCCTAAGAAGAAAACAGTCTTGATTTTTGGAGGAAGCCAAGGGGCATTAAAAATCAATCAAGCTGTTACTTCTTATTTGGATACATTTGAAGCGACGGATTATCAGATCCTTTATGCATCAGGAGAACGTTATTATCAAAGTATTAAGGAAAAGTTAGGAGAAACAAAAGCAAATATCAGTATTCAACCTTACATCAATGAAATGGCAGCGGTGATGGCGGCAAGTGATCTATTGGTCGGACGAGCAGGGGCGACCTCCATTGCTGAGTTGACCGCACTTGGGTTACCTGCGATCCTTATCCCAAGTCCTTATGTGACAAACGATCATCAGACAAAAAACGCGATGAGTCTCGTTCGAGTTGGGGCGGCTAAGATGATTGCGGATGGAGAGTTGGATGGTGATTCATTGGGTGCCACGATAAATGAGATCATGACAGATGAAACACTACAACAAAATATGTCAACTGCCTCTAAAACATTAGGTATCCCGGATGCGTCTGAGCGTTTGTATCAACTAGCAAAATCGTTAATCATAGAATAA
- a CDS encoding cell division protein FtsQ/DivIB, translated as MSKKKETKKTPEKSNDENSLTPWQMANRKYLEEHKEHTDHQTGTSEKSEHKEEQKEPTPPKKEELLVEEDDLLDYEEIEHKKDGGPYNGSFIDRLPNLKNYRNKVLYKRLSLIISILLIPLLFLIYYVSPLSKLEGVSVSGNEVVSKEEILKDTQLALNQHIWGQYWQRQSYIDHLKKEQPRIKSATIGFSSVNTFDLSVTEYKEIALILTDGKYSPVIEDGTVLNEIVESPTKNLPILEGFTDSTKIKDLAKEYNKLSPELQKAISEIKYTPRNTNQNLIQLNMNDGNQVIVNITNLATQMNFYAQVASEMEENGVIDMEVGIFSYPYSNNSEEAQEDGSEESTEASAQSADQTSTSETGVDEPQISENQGEMNPTNENTTPSSSSLDEN; from the coding sequence ATGAGTAAGAAAAAAGAAACAAAAAAAACGCCTGAGAAGTCAAACGATGAAAACTCGCTGACGCCTTGGCAAATGGCCAACCGAAAATACTTAGAAGAACATAAAGAACACACAGATCATCAGACAGGAACAAGTGAAAAAAGCGAGCATAAAGAAGAACAAAAAGAACCTACACCTCCTAAAAAAGAAGAACTACTTGTTGAAGAAGATGATTTATTAGACTATGAAGAAATCGAACATAAGAAAGACGGGGGACCGTATAATGGTTCGTTTATTGATCGCTTGCCTAATTTAAAAAATTATCGAAACAAAGTTTTATACAAAAGGCTGAGTTTAATCATTTCCATTCTTTTGATTCCTTTGTTATTTTTGATTTATTATGTTTCCCCGTTGAGCAAATTAGAGGGCGTTTCTGTTTCCGGAAATGAAGTTGTTTCGAAAGAAGAAATATTGAAGGATACGCAATTAGCATTGAATCAGCATATTTGGGGACAGTATTGGCAGCGCCAAAGTTACATCGATCATTTGAAAAAAGAGCAGCCTCGAATAAAATCTGCTACGATCGGTTTTAGTAGTGTCAATACATTTGATCTGTCTGTCACTGAATATAAAGAGATTGCTTTGATTTTAACGGACGGAAAATATAGCCCTGTGATCGAAGATGGAACAGTGTTGAATGAAATAGTTGAAAGTCCAACAAAAAATCTGCCGATCCTAGAAGGATTTACTGACTCAACAAAAATCAAAGATTTAGCAAAAGAATATAATAAATTATCTCCAGAGTTACAAAAAGCCATTTCGGAAATCAAATATACGCCTCGTAATACGAATCAAAATTTGATCCAGCTGAATATGAACGATGGGAACCAAGTGATCGTCAATATTACTAACTTAGCAACGCAAATGAATTTTTATGCGCAAGTAGCTAGCGAAATGGAAGAAAATGGTGTGATCGACATGGAAGTAGGGATTTTTTCTTACCCTTACTCAAATAATAGCGAAGAAGCGCAAGAAGATGGATCAGAAGAAAGTACAGAGGCAAGTGCGCAAAGTGCGGATCAAACTTCTACTTCAGAAACGGGCGTTGATGAGCCTCAAATAAGTGAGAATCAAGGCGAAATGAATCCAACAAATGAAAATACGACCCCATCTTCGTCAAGTTTAGATGAAAATTAA
- the ftsA gene encoding cell division protein FtsA, with protein sequence MAKTGMYVGLDIGTTSVKVVVAEYIDSQMNIIGVGNAKSEGINRGIIVDIDKTVQAIQRAVRQAEEKAGIQIKSVSVGLPANMLEVENCQGMIAVNGDSKEITDEDVRNVASAALVRSIPPERQIVSILPQDFTVDGFEGIKDPRGMIGVRLEMYGLLFTGPKTIIHNIRKCVENAGLIVNELVITPLALTESILSDGEKDFGTIVIDMGGGQTTTAVMHDKQLKFTSLDQEGGEFVTKDISIVLNTSFNNAEALKINYGDAYPERTSEQEEFPVDVIGQTEPVRVDEHYLSEVISARMEQIFNKAKEALDQIEALELPGGIVLTGGAASLPGVVDLAQEIFGVNVKLYVPNQMGLRNPVFTNVISIVDYSANLSEVYQLAKIAVMGESAPVHYTTNEPEAHTSYEQYDVAEETTYNEEPEEKNSGENVTSKIKGFFTNIFD encoded by the coding sequence ATGGCAAAAACAGGAATGTACGTAGGCCTTGATATTGGAACGACATCTGTCAAAGTTGTCGTGGCTGAATATATCGACAGCCAAATGAATATTATTGGAGTAGGGAACGCAAAATCAGAAGGGATTAACCGAGGCATCATCGTTGATATCGATAAAACAGTACAAGCGATACAGCGAGCAGTGCGTCAGGCAGAAGAAAAAGCCGGCATTCAAATCAAAAGTGTAAGCGTGGGTCTACCAGCAAACATGCTTGAAGTAGAAAACTGCCAAGGGATGATTGCAGTAAACGGAGATTCAAAAGAAATCACCGATGAAGATGTCCGCAATGTGGCTTCAGCTGCACTGGTTCGTTCAATACCTCCTGAACGTCAAATCGTGTCAATTTTACCACAGGACTTTACGGTAGATGGATTCGAAGGCATCAAAGATCCTCGTGGGATGATCGGTGTCAGATTAGAAATGTATGGTCTGTTATTTACTGGACCAAAAACAATCATTCATAACATTCGTAAATGTGTTGAAAATGCGGGATTGATCGTCAATGAATTAGTGATCACACCTTTAGCGTTGACTGAATCAATTCTTTCGGATGGAGAAAAAGATTTTGGTACAATCGTTATCGATATGGGTGGCGGACAAACAACAACAGCTGTCATGCATGACAAACAGTTGAAATTCACGAGCCTAGATCAAGAAGGTGGCGAATTTGTCACAAAAGATATCTCCATTGTTTTAAATACTTCCTTCAACAATGCAGAAGCATTAAAAATAAATTACGGGGATGCATATCCAGAACGTACCTCAGAGCAAGAAGAATTTCCGGTAGATGTGATCGGCCAAACAGAACCTGTTCGAGTCGATGAACATTACCTATCAGAAGTAATCTCTGCTCGAATGGAACAAATCTTCAATAAAGCAAAAGAAGCGTTAGATCAAATCGAAGCGTTAGAGCTGCCTGGCGGTATCGTCTTAACTGGTGGGGCAGCAAGCCTTCCAGGTGTCGTTGATTTGGCACAGGAAATATTTGGCGTAAATGTGAAGCTTTATGTACCAAATCAAATGGGTCTAAGAAATCCAGTATTTACAAACGTGATCAGTATCGTTGATTACTCTGCGAATTTAAGTGAAGTATACCAATTAGCTAAAATCGCTGTTATGGGGGAATCAGCACCTGTTCATTATACAACCAATGAGCCGGAAGCTCACACATCTTATGAACAATACGATGTGGCAGAAGAAACAACGTATAACGAAGAACCAGAAGAAAAAAATTCTGGCGAAAACGTAACAAGTAAAATCAAAGGATTTTTTACCAATATATTTGATTAA